A genome region from Dickeya chrysanthemi NCPPB 402 includes the following:
- the dppC gene encoding dipeptide ABC transporter permease DppC produces MTHVTESAATAAPKPMTPLQEFWHYFKRNKGAVVGLVYIILMLVIAIGASVLAPHAPAEQFRDALLKPPVWQDGGSWQYILGTDDVGRDVLSRLMYGARLSLLVGCLVVVMSLVLGVVFGLLAGYFGGTVDAAIMRLVDIMLALPSLLLALVLVAIFGPSIVNASLALTFVSLPHYVRLTRAAVLVEVNRDYVIASRVAGAGPLRQMFVNIFPNCLAPLIVQASMGFSNAILDMAALGFLGMGAQPPTPEWGTMLSDVLQFAQSAWWVVTFPGLAILLTVLAFNLMGDGLRDALDPKLKQ; encoded by the coding sequence ATGACTCACGTTACCGAATCCGCAGCGACGGCTGCGCCGAAGCCCATGACCCCGTTGCAGGAGTTCTGGCACTATTTCAAACGTAATAAAGGGGCCGTCGTCGGCCTGGTTTACATCATCCTGATGCTGGTGATCGCAATTGGCGCCAGCGTACTGGCACCGCATGCGCCCGCCGAACAATTCCGCGATGCGCTGCTTAAACCGCCGGTTTGGCAGGACGGCGGCAGCTGGCAGTACATCCTCGGCACCGACGATGTGGGTCGCGACGTGCTGTCGCGCCTGATGTACGGCGCGCGCCTGTCGCTGCTGGTGGGCTGTCTGGTGGTGGTGATGTCGCTTGTCCTCGGCGTCGTTTTCGGGCTGCTCGCCGGTTACTTTGGCGGTACGGTTGACGCCGCTATTATGCGCCTGGTGGATATCATGTTGGCGTTGCCGAGCCTGCTGCTGGCACTGGTGCTGGTGGCGATTTTCGGCCCGTCTATCGTCAATGCGTCGCTGGCGCTGACCTTCGTGTCGCTGCCGCACTATGTACGCCTAACCCGCGCCGCGGTGCTGGTGGAAGTGAACCGCGACTATGTGATCGCCTCGCGCGTGGCCGGTGCCGGCCCGCTACGCCAGATGTTCGTCAATATTTTCCCTAACTGCCTGGCGCCGTTGATCGTGCAGGCATCGATGGGTTTTTCCAACGCCATTCTCGATATGGCTGCGCTTGGGTTCCTCGGCATGGGCGCACAGCCGCCCACACCGGAATGGGGCACTATGCTCTCCGACGTGCTGCAGTTTGCGCAGAGCGCCTGGTGGGTGGTGACGTTCCCCGGTCTGGCGATTCTGCTGACGGTATTGGCATTTAACCTGATGGGGGACGGCCTGCGTGATGCTCTCGACCCCAAACTCAAGCAGTAA
- the dppB gene encoding dipeptide ABC transporter permease DppB yields the protein MLQFILRRLGLVIPTFIGITLLTFAFVHLIPGDPVMIMAGERGISPERHAQLMAELGLDKPLWEQYVHYINGVLHGDLGMSLKSRIPVWDEFVPRFKATLELGVCAMIFAVIVGIPVGVLAAVKRGSVFDHTAVSIALTGYSMPIFWWGMMLIMLVSVQLNLTPVSGRVGDTVFLDDSLPLTGFMLIDTLIWGAEGDFKDAVMHMVLPAIVLGTIPLAVIVRMTRSAMLEVLGEDYIRTARAKGLSRLRVIVVHALRNAMLPVVTVIGLQVGTMLAGAILTETIFSWPGLGRWLIDALQRRDYPVVQSGVLLVATMIILVNLLVDVLYGVVNPRIRHKK from the coding sequence ATGTTGCAGTTCATACTCCGTCGTTTGGGGCTGGTTATCCCAACGTTTATCGGTATTACCCTACTGACTTTCGCTTTCGTGCACCTGATCCCCGGCGACCCGGTGATGATCATGGCAGGAGAGCGCGGAATTTCGCCGGAGCGCCACGCGCAACTGATGGCGGAACTCGGGCTGGACAAGCCGCTCTGGGAGCAATACGTCCACTATATCAACGGCGTGCTGCACGGCGATTTGGGCATGTCGCTCAAGAGCCGCATCCCGGTCTGGGATGAATTCGTGCCGCGTTTCAAAGCCACGCTGGAACTGGGTGTCTGCGCGATGATTTTCGCGGTGATCGTCGGTATTCCGGTTGGGGTGCTGGCGGCGGTCAAACGCGGTTCCGTGTTCGACCATACGGCTGTCAGTATCGCGCTGACCGGTTATTCCATGCCGATTTTCTGGTGGGGCATGATGCTTATCATGCTGGTATCGGTACAGCTTAACCTGACGCCGGTGTCCGGCCGGGTGGGTGACACCGTATTTCTGGACGACTCCCTGCCGCTGACCGGTTTTATGCTGATCGATACCTTAATCTGGGGTGCGGAAGGTGACTTCAAAGACGCGGTAATGCACATGGTGCTGCCCGCCATTGTGCTTGGCACCATTCCGCTGGCGGTGATTGTACGTATGACGCGCTCGGCGATGCTGGAAGTGCTGGGCGAAGACTATATCCGTACCGCCCGTGCCAAGGGGCTGAGCCGCCTGCGAGTGATTGTGGTACATGCATTGCGCAACGCCATGCTGCCGGTGGTGACGGTGATTGGTTTGCAGGTGGGCACCATGCTGGCCGGGGCGATCCTCACAGAAACCATTTTCTCCTGGCCGGGGCTGGGCCGCTGGCTGATCGATGCGCTGCAGCGCCGTGACTACCCGGTGGTGCAAAGCGGGGTATTGCTGGTCGCCACCATGATCATTCTGGTGAACCTGCTGGTGGATGTGCTCTACGGCGTGGTTAACCCGCGCATCCGGCATAAGAAATAA
- the dppA gene encoding dipeptide ABC transporter periplasmic-binding protein DppA: MAKSLMKSRVLKFSLGLLALSVAAGVQAKTLVYCSEGSPEGFNPQLFTSGTTFDASSIPIYNRLVEFKSGTTEIEPGLAEKWDISADGKTYTFHLRKDVKWQDSKEFKPSRTFNADDVLFSFQRQMDANHPFHKVSGGSYEYFEGMGMSDLISKIEKVDDYTVRFQLTRAEAPFLADLAMDFASIMSAEYGDKMLKAGTPEKIDLDPIGTGPFQLQQYQKDSRILYKRFDSFWGTKPGIDRLVFSITPDASVRYAKLQKDECQVMPYPNPADLTNMKQDKNIELLQKPGLNVGYLSFNVEKKPLDNVKIRQALTYAVNKQAIIEAVYQGAGQAAKNLIPPTMWGYNDDVKDYAYDPAKAKALLKEAGMENGFEIDLWAMPVQRPYNPNARRMAEMIQADWAKVGVKAKIVTYEWGEYLKRAKSGEHQTVLMGWTGDNGDPDNFLATLFSCDAAKKGSNYSKWCYKPFEDLIQPARAVSDQAKRIELYKQAQVVMHDQAPALIVAHSTVYEPIRKNVKGYVIEPRGVHSFNHVSID; this comes from the coding sequence ATGGCTAAATCCCTGATGAAATCAAGGGTGCTGAAGTTCAGCCTTGGTTTGCTGGCGCTGTCCGTTGCCGCCGGTGTACAGGCAAAAACCCTGGTGTATTGCTCAGAAGGTTCTCCAGAAGGCTTTAACCCGCAGCTGTTTACGTCTGGTACGACGTTTGATGCCAGCTCCATTCCTATCTATAACCGTCTGGTTGAATTCAAAAGCGGGACGACCGAAATCGAGCCGGGCCTGGCCGAAAAGTGGGACATCAGCGCCGATGGCAAAACCTACACCTTCCACCTGCGTAAAGACGTGAAGTGGCAGGACAGCAAAGAGTTTAAACCGAGCCGTACCTTCAACGCCGACGACGTGTTGTTCTCTTTCCAGCGTCAGATGGACGCCAACCACCCGTTCCATAAAGTCTCCGGCGGCAGCTACGAGTACTTTGAAGGCATGGGTATGTCGGACCTGATCAGCAAAATCGAGAAAGTGGATGACTATACCGTCCGTTTCCAACTGACCCGCGCCGAAGCGCCGTTCCTGGCTGACCTGGCGATGGACTTTGCTTCCATCATGTCCGCCGAGTATGGCGACAAAATGCTGAAAGCCGGTACGCCGGAGAAAATCGACCTGGATCCGATCGGCACCGGTCCGTTCCAGTTGCAGCAGTACCAGAAAGATTCCCGCATTCTCTACAAACGTTTTGACAGCTTCTGGGGCACCAAGCCGGGTATCGACCGTCTGGTGTTCTCCATTACGCCGGACGCCTCTGTGCGTTACGCCAAGCTGCAAAAAGACGAATGCCAGGTGATGCCGTACCCGAACCCGGCCGATCTGACCAACATGAAGCAGGACAAGAACATTGAACTGCTGCAGAAGCCGGGTCTGAACGTGGGTTACCTGTCGTTCAACGTTGAGAAGAAACCGCTGGATAACGTGAAAATTCGTCAGGCGCTGACTTACGCGGTGAACAAGCAGGCTATTATCGAAGCGGTGTATCAGGGTGCCGGTCAGGCCGCGAAAAACCTGATTCCGCCGACCATGTGGGGCTATAACGACGACGTTAAGGACTACGCTTACGATCCGGCCAAAGCCAAAGCGTTGCTGAAAGAAGCCGGTATGGAAAATGGCTTTGAGATAGACCTGTGGGCGATGCCGGTACAACGTCCGTACAACCCGAATGCGCGCCGTATGGCGGAGATGATTCAGGCTGACTGGGCGAAAGTCGGTGTGAAAGCCAAGATCGTCACCTACGAGTGGGGCGAGTACCTAAAACGCGCGAAATCCGGCGAACACCAGACCGTGCTGATGGGCTGGACCGGCGACAACGGGGATCCGGATAACTTCCTGGCGACGTTGTTCAGCTGCGATGCGGCGAAGAAAGGCTCCAACTACTCCAAGTGGTGTTACAAGCCGTTCGAAGACCTGATCCAACCGGCTCGTGCGGTGTCCGATCAGGCTAAACGTATCGAACTGTACAAACAGGCTCAGGTTGTGATGCACGATCAGGCTCCGGCACTGATTGTGGCGCACTCCACCGTGTATGAACCGATCCGTAAAAACGTGAAAGGCTACGTTATCGAGCCGCGCGGCGTACATAGCTTCAATCACGTATCAATAGATTAA
- a CDS encoding methyl-accepting chemotaxis protein yields MVNQSLPKKTMSIRTQMLLIGSLTIALGFAVTIGVLSWQSSREQKSLAESYLQQIAQSEALKIQQKLNYDRDVAHNLGQALISLPAAGIKDRAVVDKVTEYALRDNPDYLSVSVIFEENAFDGRDAEFINKPGQPPKGRYAWFVDRDPAGNYKMNPLLSYLTPGQGDYYLLPQKSQKDTLIEPYSYAYNGVPTLLTSVAAPMVSQGKLFGVITADISLASLQQTVNQIKPWSGSGYAMLLSSAGKVVSYPDKSMTSKVWNEKTDSLTSAVVQRDDAIMGEKALVTWYPITIGNSTDKWYLGIAAPVNKVMEAAQQQLINAVILMVFSILLVSALLGMTFNRKVLKPLGGEPLEAATIALSVASGQLNNTIAIKPNDRSSLFFALHTMQLQLRQVVEQIKEAGNAVHQGAAEIASGNINLASRTEQQAAALEQTAASMEQITATVKHNANNAHQATALTENATQIARRGETLVGQVVQTMAQIDDSAKKIGDITTMINSIAFQTNILALNAAVEAARAGEQGRGFAVVASEVRSLAQRSANAVKEIAALIEESGQRVENGVQLVNDAGKTMQEMTQAVSSVQTIINEIVNASDEQAKGISQVTIAVNEMDGVTQQNSALVQQMSAATGSLEEQAMLLAQAIEHFHLEQHGHSGRHAPSRAQHALPRTV; encoded by the coding sequence ATGGTCAACCAATCACTACCAAAAAAGACAATGAGTATCCGCACCCAGATGTTGTTAATAGGCTCATTAACGATTGCTCTTGGTTTTGCTGTCACCATCGGAGTACTGAGCTGGCAATCCAGCCGCGAACAAAAATCACTGGCGGAGAGTTATTTACAGCAGATAGCCCAAAGTGAAGCGCTGAAAATTCAACAAAAACTCAACTATGACCGTGACGTGGCGCATAACCTCGGGCAGGCATTGATTTCGCTGCCGGCGGCGGGCATTAAAGACCGCGCAGTAGTCGATAAGGTGACGGAATATGCTCTGCGGGACAATCCGGATTACCTCTCAGTGTCGGTTATTTTCGAAGAGAATGCGTTTGACGGACGCGATGCCGAATTTATCAATAAGCCGGGCCAGCCGCCTAAAGGCCGCTACGCCTGGTTTGTCGACCGTGACCCGGCCGGCAATTACAAAATGAACCCGCTGCTTTCCTACCTGACGCCCGGTCAGGGCGATTACTATTTGCTGCCGCAAAAAAGCCAGAAAGATACATTAATCGAACCCTATTCGTATGCCTATAACGGCGTCCCAACGCTGCTGACATCGGTAGCGGCGCCAATGGTGTCTCAGGGAAAACTGTTTGGCGTGATCACTGCGGATATTTCTCTTGCATCATTACAGCAAACCGTTAATCAAATTAAACCCTGGTCAGGCAGCGGCTACGCGATGCTGCTCTCCAGCGCGGGCAAAGTGGTTTCTTATCCGGATAAATCCATGACAAGCAAGGTCTGGAACGAAAAAACGGACAGCCTTACCTCAGCCGTGGTGCAACGTGATGATGCGATAATGGGCGAGAAAGCGCTGGTAACCTGGTACCCCATCACCATCGGCAACAGCACGGATAAATGGTATCTGGGTATCGCTGCGCCGGTGAACAAAGTCATGGAAGCCGCCCAACAGCAGTTAATCAATGCCGTGATTCTGATGGTTTTCAGCATTCTGTTGGTGAGTGCGTTGCTGGGAATGACCTTCAACCGGAAAGTACTTAAACCACTTGGCGGCGAACCGCTCGAAGCAGCCACCATTGCGCTGTCGGTTGCGAGCGGGCAGCTCAACAATACGATTGCGATCAAACCGAATGATCGCAGCAGCCTGTTTTTCGCTTTGCACACCATGCAATTACAGTTACGTCAGGTGGTAGAACAAATCAAGGAAGCGGGTAATGCGGTGCATCAGGGGGCGGCAGAGATTGCCAGCGGCAACATCAATCTCGCCTCACGCACTGAGCAGCAAGCTGCCGCACTAGAGCAAACCGCCGCCAGCATGGAGCAGATAACCGCAACCGTGAAACACAATGCCAACAATGCTCATCAGGCTACGGCATTAACGGAAAACGCCACACAAATCGCCCGTCGCGGTGAAACGCTGGTCGGCCAGGTGGTTCAGACGATGGCGCAGATTGACGATAGCGCGAAAAAGATCGGCGACATCACCACCATGATCAACAGCATTGCTTTCCAGACCAACATCCTGGCGCTGAACGCGGCGGTTGAAGCCGCTCGCGCAGGCGAACAAGGTAGGGGATTCGCCGTGGTGGCATCGGAAGTTCGTAGTCTGGCGCAACGCAGCGCCAACGCGGTGAAAGAGATTGCCGCGCTGATTGAAGAATCCGGCCAGCGTGTTGAGAATGGCGTACAACTGGTGAACGATGCCGGTAAAACCATGCAGGAAATGACTCAAGCCGTCAGCTCGGTACAAACTATTATCAATGAAATTGTTAATGCATCGGATGAGCAGGCGAAGGGGATAAGCCAGGTCACCATTGCCGTGAATGAGATGGACGGCGTAACACAGCAAAACTCGGCGCTGGTGCAGCAGATGTCTGCCGCAACCGGTTCACTGGAGGAACAAGCCATGCTGTTGGCCCAGGCGATAGAGCATTTCCATTTAGAACAACACGGTCATTCAGGGCGCCACGCCCCGTCGCGAGCGCAACACGCATTACCCAGAACGGTATAA
- a CDS encoding 2-hydroxycarboxylate transporter family protein, translating into MKNIETEIMSDNTLATAAPSSGLLESINKTRIGSVPFILFLVISAIVFIASYASYLPKNMIGGFAVIMTMGFLLAYIGQRIPVLKEIGGPAILCLMVPSILVYFHLFNANTLDTVKLLMKDANFLYFVIASLVVGSILGMNRVILIQGMIRMFIPLVVGTATAVVTGLLVGKLFGYSFYHTFFFIIVPIIGGGIGEGILPLSLAYSAILGQAPDVYVAQLAPAAVVGNIFAIICAGVLARIGVWRSDLNGNGNLVRNETDNALFAVKDAPKTVDFHLMGGGLLLICTFFIVGGLFEKVLHIPGPVLMILIAVLCKYGRVIPSSMETGANSFYKFVSSSLVWPLMIGLGMLYVPLESVVAVFSVGYVVVCGSVVLSMALISFFIAPYLKMYPVEASIVTSCHSGLGGTGDVAILSASNRMSLMPFAQIATRIGGASTVIAATLLLGWLV; encoded by the coding sequence ATGAAAAATATTGAAACTGAAATCATGAGCGATAACACGCTCGCTACCGCCGCACCATCATCAGGTTTACTGGAAAGCATCAATAAAACCCGCATTGGTTCAGTGCCTTTTATTCTCTTTCTGGTTATTTCCGCCATTGTTTTTATTGCTTCCTATGCCAGCTACTTGCCTAAAAACATGATCGGCGGTTTTGCCGTTATTATGACTATGGGATTCCTGCTGGCCTATATCGGCCAACGTATTCCGGTACTGAAAGAAATCGGCGGCCCGGCGATTCTCTGCCTGATGGTGCCGTCGATCCTGGTGTATTTTCATCTGTTTAACGCCAACACGCTGGATACCGTCAAGCTGTTAATGAAAGACGCCAACTTCCTTTACTTCGTCATCGCCAGTCTGGTGGTGGGCAGTATTCTGGGCATGAACCGCGTCATCCTGATTCAGGGCATGATCCGGATGTTCATTCCGCTGGTGGTGGGCACCGCGACAGCGGTAGTGACCGGTTTACTGGTCGGTAAACTGTTTGGCTACAGCTTCTATCACACCTTCTTCTTCATCATCGTGCCGATCATCGGCGGCGGTATCGGCGAAGGCATTCTGCCGCTGTCGCTGGCTTATTCCGCCATCCTCGGTCAGGCGCCGGATGTCTACGTCGCCCAGTTGGCGCCGGCAGCCGTAGTCGGCAACATTTTTGCCATCATCTGCGCCGGCGTGCTGGCCCGTATCGGCGTATGGCGCAGTGACCTGAACGGTAACGGCAATCTGGTGCGCAACGAAACCGACAACGCGTTGTTTGCGGTAAAAGACGCGCCGAAAACGGTGGATTTCCATCTGATGGGCGGCGGCCTGCTGCTGATCTGTACCTTCTTCATCGTCGGCGGGCTGTTTGAAAAAGTGCTGCATATCCCCGGCCCGGTACTGATGATTCTGATCGCAGTGTTGTGTAAATACGGCCGTGTTATCCCATCCAGCATGGAAACCGGCGCCAACAGCTTCTACAAATTCGTCTCCAGCTCACTGGTGTGGCCGTTGATGATTGGTCTGGGCATGTTGTATGTCCCGTTGGAAAGCGTGGTGGCGGTGTTCTCCGTCGGTTACGTGGTGGTGTGTGGCTCCGTGGTGCTTTCGATGGCGCTGATCAGCTTCTTCATTGCACCGTACCTGAAGATGTATCCGGTCGAAGCCTCCATCGTGACCAGTTGCCACAGTGGTCTGGGCGGCACCGGCGATGTGGCGATCCTGTCTGCATCCAACCGCATGTCGCTGATGCCGTTCGCGCAAATCGCCACCCGTATCGGCGGTGCTTCTACCGTGATCGCCGCCACCCTGCTGCTGGGCTGGCTGGTGTAA
- the dcuR gene encoding two-component system response regulator DcuR encodes MINVLIVDDDAMVAELNKCYLNQISGFSCYATVPTLQQARNLLMQPDCEIDLVLLDIYMQQDNGLDLLPTIREFSEHTDVIIISSASDVYTIKKALHYGVVDYLIKPFQFARFEQALTAYREEANLLKHREFVAQSDIDNLIRRTSGTPTVERKKLPKGLTSLTLRTVCEWIESNQGAEFSTEMLANAIGISRVSCRKYLIYLADTGILDTNILYGSTGRPVYLYRLLPEKQDALRQYCE; translated from the coding sequence ATGATAAATGTACTGATCGTCGATGACGACGCCATGGTGGCGGAGTTGAATAAATGTTATCTGAATCAGATTTCCGGGTTTAGCTGCTACGCGACGGTGCCGACGTTGCAGCAGGCGCGAAATTTGCTGATGCAGCCGGACTGCGAAATTGATCTGGTGCTGTTGGATATTTATATGCAGCAGGATAACGGTCTGGATTTGCTGCCTACGATCCGTGAATTTAGCGAACACACGGATGTCATCATTATTTCGTCGGCCAGCGATGTGTATACCATCAAAAAAGCGCTGCACTACGGCGTGGTGGATTATCTGATTAAGCCGTTCCAGTTCGCCCGTTTCGAGCAGGCGCTGACGGCTTACCGGGAAGAGGCCAATCTGCTCAAACACCGTGAGTTTGTCGCGCAGTCGGATATCGATAACCTGATTCGTCGCACCAGCGGCACGCCGACGGTGGAGCGCAAGAAATTGCCGAAAGGGCTGACCAGCCTGACGTTGCGCACCGTTTGTGAGTGGATTGAGAGCAATCAGGGAGCGGAATTCTCTACCGAGATGTTGGCCAATGCGATTGGCATTTCCCGCGTTTCCTGCCGCAAATATCTGATCTATCTTGCCGATACCGGTATTCTCGATACCAATATTCTCTACGGTTCCACCGGCCGCCCGGTTTATCTCTACCGGCTACTGCCGGAAAAGCAGGACGCACTGCGTCAATACTGCGAATAA
- a CDS encoding sensor histidine kinase codes for MVSAVIGSVLLVVYALLFFRITELTETHLKDKAFAIARTVANSPLVVDDLKGIGDPMLVQNFSENVKSRNHLLFVIVTDMDGIRHSHPEPGQIGRHFIGDDLYPALLGLENTAVNRGVLDPALRVFTPVFDENNHQLGVVVVGISLSSVQSVINENRWIIPWTILFGALVGLLGTYFLVKTLKRIMLGFEPFEISNLFEQRNAMLKQIKEGVIAVDTDLRVTIINDEAKRLFSQHGSGETLAIGSTISHWPALMNLEKVLESGSPRQDEEINFNGNLLLINTVPVVVKGDIIGAIATFRDKTEVSQLLQRLTGMSYYADALRAQSHEFMNKLHVILGMLHLKYYPQLEEYILKTANNYQAEIGSIIRKVKSPVIAGFLLGKINRARDLGVTLSISEDSLLPDTDDSQSTNELITVLGNLIENAMDALSGLENREITVTFHHQDGQLHCTVSDDGPGIAPDIQQRIYQEGFSTKGSGRGIGLYLTRQSLEKIGGTIDFESEPDVYTQFFVNIPYQARQFDHD; via the coding sequence ATGGTGTCGGCGGTGATTGGCTCCGTACTGCTGGTGGTTTACGCGCTGCTGTTTTTCCGTATTACCGAACTGACCGAAACGCACCTCAAAGATAAAGCTTTTGCGATTGCCCGCACGGTTGCCAATTCGCCGCTCGTGGTGGATGACCTGAAAGGCATCGGCGACCCGATGCTGGTACAAAACTTTTCCGAGAATGTGAAAAGCCGCAACCATCTGTTGTTTGTGATTGTGACCGATATGGACGGCATCCGTCATTCTCACCCGGAACCGGGGCAGATCGGCCGTCACTTTATCGGCGATGATCTCTACCCGGCGTTGCTGGGGCTGGAGAATACGGCGGTGAATCGCGGGGTATTGGACCCGGCGCTACGCGTGTTTACGCCGGTATTTGACGAAAATAACCACCAACTCGGTGTGGTCGTGGTGGGGATTTCGCTTTCCAGCGTACAGTCGGTCATCAATGAGAATCGTTGGATTATTCCCTGGACCATTCTGTTCGGTGCGCTGGTCGGCCTGCTGGGCACCTATTTCCTGGTGAAAACCCTCAAACGTATCATGCTGGGTTTCGAACCGTTCGAAATTTCAAACCTGTTCGAGCAACGCAACGCGATGCTCAAACAAATCAAGGAAGGGGTGATCGCGGTCGATACCGACTTGCGCGTTACCATCATCAACGACGAAGCCAAGCGGTTGTTCAGCCAGCATGGTTCGGGTGAAACGCTGGCGATCGGCAGCACGATTAGTCACTGGCCGGCGTTGATGAATCTGGAAAAGGTGCTGGAGTCCGGTTCGCCGCGGCAGGATGAAGAAATCAATTTCAACGGCAACCTGCTGCTGATTAACACCGTACCGGTGGTGGTGAAGGGCGATATCATCGGCGCCATCGCCACCTTCCGTGATAAAACGGAAGTCAGCCAGTTGCTGCAACGCCTGACCGGGATGTCGTATTACGCCGACGCCTTGCGCGCCCAGTCGCATGAATTCATGAACAAACTGCATGTGATTCTCGGCATGCTACATTTGAAATATTACCCGCAACTGGAAGAATATATTTTAAAAACCGCCAATAATTATCAGGCGGAAATCGGCTCGATTATCCGAAAAGTAAAATCGCCGGTGATTGCCGGGTTCCTGTTGGGGAAAATCAACCGGGCGCGGGATCTGGGCGTCACGTTGTCCATCAGCGAAGACAGCCTGTTGCCGGATACCGACGATTCGCAGTCCACCAATGAATTGATTACCGTGCTGGGTAATCTCATCGAAAATGCGATGGACGCCTTATCCGGTCTGGAAAACCGCGAGATTACCGTGACGTTCCATCATCAGGATGGGCAGTTGCACTGCACGGTCAGTGACGACGGACCGGGCATTGCGCCGGATATTCAGCAGCGTATTTACCAGGAAGGATTTTCCACCAAAGGCTCCGGGCGTGGCATCGGCTTGTATCTTACCCGGCAGAGTCTGGAGAAAATCGGTGGTACCATCGATTTTGAATCCGAACCGGACGTTTATACCCAGTTTTTTGTGAATATCCCTTATCAAGCAAGGCAGTTTGACCATGATTAA
- a CDS encoding anion permease, whose amino-acid sequence MSANNSRLVKLLIILGIAVIFWFVPVPEGVNPTAWHLLAIFIATVVGLILSPYPLGAIAIFSITTVSALGLLPVKDVLVGFSDPTIWMIACAFFISRSFIKTGFGRRIGFLFISKLGNSSLGLAYGLVFTDLLFSPAMPSTSARCGGIITPLFRSIAEAYGSTPEQGTQRRIGAFLVQTIFQCNAITSAMFMTSMAGNPLISKLATQFGVHLTWTEWAAATLVPGLLSLIVIPLVLYRFYPPELKKTPEMRELAKVRLQEMGPMSRNEWIVLCVFLGLVVFWVLGSTLNIDATLTALGGLSVLLLTRALSWEDVTGEKEAWHTVVWFAVLMMLATQLNKMGLIAWLGGMAGHAVAGMFWLPMLGLLLLVYYYSHYFMASAVAHISAMYAIFVSIAIAAGAPPVLTVLAFATFSNLFMATTHYSGGPAPIMFGCGYLSLGTWWKIGFLIGLVVIPIWLGVGSLWWKVLGLW is encoded by the coding sequence ATGTCTGCAAATAATAGCAGGTTAGTGAAGCTTCTTATTATCCTCGGTATAGCCGTTATATTTTGGTTTGTTCCGGTTCCCGAGGGCGTTAATCCCACCGCATGGCATCTGCTGGCGATATTTATTGCCACAGTCGTCGGGCTAATCCTTTCCCCCTATCCCCTTGGCGCCATTGCCATTTTTAGTATTACCACGGTGTCGGCGCTCGGTTTGCTGCCGGTCAAGGATGTGTTGGTCGGGTTTAGCGACCCCACCATCTGGATGATTGCCTGCGCCTTTTTTATTTCGCGTAGCTTCATCAAAACAGGGTTCGGTCGCCGTATCGGGTTCCTGTTCATCAGTAAACTTGGTAACAGCAGTCTCGGGCTGGCGTATGGTCTGGTGTTTACCGACCTGCTGTTTTCCCCGGCGATGCCGTCAACCTCCGCGCGTTGCGGCGGCATTATCACCCCGCTGTTCCGTTCCATCGCCGAAGCCTACGGCTCAACGCCGGAACAGGGCACTCAGCGGCGTATCGGCGCGTTTCTGGTGCAGACCATTTTCCAGTGTAACGCCATCACGTCGGCCATGTTCATGACCTCAATGGCCGGTAACCCGTTGATCAGCAAGCTGGCCACCCAGTTCGGCGTGCACCTGACCTGGACCGAATGGGCGGCGGCGACGCTGGTGCCGGGGCTGCTATCGTTGATCGTCATCCCGTTGGTGCTCTACCGTTTTTATCCGCCGGAGCTGAAGAAAACGCCGGAAATGCGTGAACTGGCCAAGGTTCGCCTGCAGGAAATGGGGCCGATGAGCCGCAACGAATGGATTGTACTGTGCGTATTCCTCGGGCTGGTGGTGTTCTGGGTGTTGGGATCGACGCTGAATATCGACGCTACCCTGACCGCACTGGGCGGGCTGAGCGTGCTGTTGCTGACTCGTGCGTTGAGTTGGGAAGACGTAACCGGCGAAAAAGAAGCCTGGCACACGGTGGTGTGGTTTGCCGTGTTGATGATGCTGGCGACCCAACTGAACAAGATGGGGTTGATCGCCTGGCTGGGCGGCATGGCCGGTCACGCCGTTGCTGGAATGTTCTGGTTGCCGATGCTGGGCTTGCTGCTGCTGGTGTATTACTACAGCCATTACTTCATGGCCAGCGCGGTGGCGCATATCAGCGCCATGTACGCGATTTTCGTATCGATCGCCATTGCGGCCGGGGCACCGCCGGTGCTGACGGTGCTGGCGTTTGCGACATTCAGTAACCTGTTCATGGCGACCACGCATTATTCCGGTGGCCCGGCGCCGATCATGTTCGGTTGCGGCTACCTGTCGCTGGGAACCTGGTGGAAAATCGGCTTCCTGATTGGGCTGGTCGTCATTCCTATCTGGTTGGGTGTCGGCAGCCTGTGGTGGAAAGTGCTGGGGCTGTGGTAA